Part of the Flavobacterium sp. MDT1-60 genome, TTACTCAAATCGGTTCCTAAGAACTCTACCAGCATAGCATTTGCTTTAGGGTCAATGGTATATTTTTTTCCGGCAAGAATTCGCTTTATCCAATCACCTACCTGATTTTCATACAATTTTTTACTCTCGTAAATGATTCCATTTTGTGCTAATAATTTGGTTACTTTTTTTCGTTTATCAAGTGTTTTGTATTTATAACAAAAAACCAAAACTGTCGTTTCCATTGGATTATTTACGTACGATTCAATTTTATCTATTGTTCTGGATAAATCTTGTGCCTCTTTCACAATAACAACCTGACGGTCAGCCATCATAGGATAGCGCTTGGCCGTTGAAACAATATCTTCAACAGAAACATCTCTCCCGTACAAAACTGTTTGATTGAATCCTTTCTCTTCTTCAGAGAGTACATTCTGCTCAATATATTCCGATAATTTATCAATGTAATAAGGCTCTTCCCCCATTAAAAAATAAATCGGTTTTATATTTCCAGCCTTGATATCATTAACAATTTTTACAACTTCATCCATTCAAATCTTTTATTTCAGGTTTCAAGTTTCAGGTTGGTTTCAATAACTTGAAACTTTAAACTTGAAACCTGAAACTATTTTAATATTTTTGCTTTATGCAACGATTAAATTTTCCAATCTATCCTTTTCGATTCAAAAATAGCGAAAATAAAGTGTCTATTTTTGATGAAATCAGAAAAAAATTTATCATTCTTACTCCAGAAGAATGGGTTCGTCAGCACGTTGTTCATTATTTAATGAATGAGAAAAAATATCCCAAATCACTCATAAACGTAGAGAAAGTTTTAACAGTCAATGGCTTACGAAAAAGGTATGATGTTGTAGTATTCAATTCTGATGGCTCTATACATATATTAGTAGAATGCAAAGCGCCAGAAGTGAAAATATCACAGGCAACTTTTGACCAAATTGCCCGTTACAATATGACAATGCAGGCACGGTTTTTGAAAGTCACAAACGGTCTGAATCATTTTTATTGTCAGATGGATTTTGAAAACGAAAAATATGAGTTTTTAAAATCATTACCGGATTACAAGGAAATTTATTAAATTATAACATCAAATACTTTTGGATAAAATAGCAGTTGTCATTTTAAATTGGAATGGAAAAAAATTGCTTGAGCAGTTTTTACCTTCAGTTCTTCAATTTTCAGCAGAAGCTACTATATATGTAGCCGATAATGCTTCTACAGACGATTCCATACATTTCGTCAAACAAAATTTTCCATCTATAAAAATTATCCAAAATAATGGCAATCATGGTTTTGCAAAAGGCTATAATGATGCTTTAAAGGAGGTAAATGCCGAAATATATGCTTTGGTCAATTCGGATATTGAAGTGACAGAAAATTGGCTTAAACCAATACTCGAAACTTTTGATACTGAAAAACAAACTGCTATTATTCAGCCTAAAATTCTTGATTTTAAAAACAAGGAATATTTTGAATATGCAGGCGCTGCAGGTGGATTTATTGATAAATATGGTTTTCCTTATTGTAGAGGACGTATTTTTGATACCATTGAAAAAGATAATGGGCAGTATGATGATAACTGTGAATTATTCTGGGCTTCCGGAGCCTGTTTCTTTATCCGGAAAGAAGTATATGATGAATTGAAAGGTTTTGATGAAAGCTTTTTTGCACATCAGGAAGAAATTGATTTATGCTGGCGTGCTGCAAACGAAGGACATATTATTAAGTACAACTCAAAATCAATAGTTTATCATGTTGGAGGTGCAACATTACAACAAGGAAATCCGAAAAAGACATTTTTAAATTTTAGGAATTCATTGTTAATGCTTGTAAAAAATCTGCCTAAAAAAGGGTTGTTTTTTAGGATTTTCTTCCGAATGATTTTGGATGGAATCGCTGGCATCCGTTTTCTTACACAAGGAAAATTCAGCCATACTTTAGCAATTTTAAAGGCACATTTTTCTTTTTATTGTATATCTTTAAAATATCTTCGGGAAAGAAAAGATTTTCAAATACAGCAATACTATACCGTAAAAAGTATCGTTTACCTATATTACATTAAGAGATTGACTGTATTTAAAGAAATCTTTAACAGTAATCAAAATATTAAAAACTAAATTTGTAATCAACGTTTAATTAAATAAAATACCTATGAGAAAAATAGTTATCGCACTATCAGTATTAATGGCCTTAACTTCGTGTGTATCAAAAAAGCAATACGCAGCATTAGAAGCTAAGAACAAAGAGACACAAGATTTATTAAACTCCTGCACAGTTAAATTAAATTCTTGTTTAGAAGAAAAAGCAGGATTAGCAGCTACAGCTGAAAGTTATAAAGCACACAATCAAGACTTAATAAACAGTTCTAAAGATTTAACTGTATTAACTACTAAAGGAGCTGAAAACCTTGAAAAATCTTTAGAGAGTTTAAAAGAAAAAGATTTAAAAATCTCTAGACTTCAGGATGCCTTAACTAAAAAAGACAGTGTGACATTAGCATTAGTTACAAGTTTAAAAGGTGCTGTTGGAATCAACGATCCGGATATCGAAATCAATGTTGAAAAAGGAGTTGTATTTATTTCTATCGCAGATAAATTATTATTTAAAAGTGGTAGCTATGAAGTAAGTGATAAAGCAAAATCTGTTTTAGCAAAAGTTGCAAAAGTAGTTAACGACAAACCAGATTTTGAGTGTATGGTTGAAGGTCATACTGATGATGTTCCATACAAAAGCAATGGTATAATTCTAGACAACTGGGATTTAAGTGTTAAACGTTCTACTTCTATTGTACGTGTATTAACAAATGATCTTGGAGTTAACCCTGCAAAATTAATTGCTGCTGGTAGAAGTTCATATGTACCTTTAGTTGCAAATGATAGCGCTGAAAACAAAGCACGTAACAGAAGAACTCGTATCGTTGTTATGCCAAAAATCGATCAATTCTATGATATGATTGAAAAAGAA contains:
- a CDS encoding OmpA family protein → MRKIVIALSVLMALTSCVSKKQYAALEAKNKETQDLLNSCTVKLNSCLEEKAGLAATAESYKAHNQDLINSSKDLTVLTTKGAENLEKSLESLKEKDLKISRLQDALTKKDSVTLALVTSLKGAVGINDPDIEINVEKGVVFISIADKLLFKSGSYEVSDKAKSVLAKVAKVVNDKPDFECMVEGHTDDVPYKSNGIILDNWDLSVKRSTSIVRVLTNDLGVNPAKLIAAGRSSYVPLVANDSAENKARNRRTRIVVMPKIDQFYDMIEKEMKKQAK
- a CDS encoding glycosyltransferase family 2 protein, whose amino-acid sequence is MDKIAVVILNWNGKKLLEQFLPSVLQFSAEATIYVADNASTDDSIHFVKQNFPSIKIIQNNGNHGFAKGYNDALKEVNAEIYALVNSDIEVTENWLKPILETFDTEKQTAIIQPKILDFKNKEYFEYAGAAGGFIDKYGFPYCRGRIFDTIEKDNGQYDDNCELFWASGACFFIRKEVYDELKGFDESFFAHQEEIDLCWRAANEGHIIKYNSKSIVYHVGGATLQQGNPKKTFLNFRNSLLMLVKNLPKKGLFFRIFFRMILDGIAGIRFLTQGKFSHTLAILKAHFSFYCISLKYLRERKDFQIQQYYTVKSIVYLYYIKRLTVFKEIFNSNQNIKN
- the holA gene encoding DNA polymerase III subunit delta, which gives rise to MDEVVKIVNDIKAGNIKPIYFLMGEEPYYIDKLSEYIEQNVLSEEEKGFNQTVLYGRDVSVEDIVSTAKRYPMMADRQVVIVKEAQDLSRTIDKIESYVNNPMETTVLVFCYKYKTLDKRKKVTKLLAQNGIIYESKKLYENQVGDWIKRILAGKKYTIDPKANAMLVEFLGTDLSKINNELEKLQIILPQGTVITPQHIEENIGFSKDYNVFELRKAIGERNQLKAYKIAENFAHNPKEYPLVMTTGLVFGFFVQLLKYHGLKDKNPKNVASAIGVNPYFLKEYDLAIKNYPMRKVSQIVGALRDVDVKSKGVGANALPQSDLLKEMLYKIFN
- a CDS encoding type I restriction enzyme HsdR N-terminal domain-containing protein, translated to MQRLNFPIYPFRFKNSENKVSIFDEIRKKFIILTPEEWVRQHVVHYLMNEKKYPKSLINVEKVLTVNGLRKRYDVVVFNSDGSIHILVECKAPEVKISQATFDQIARYNMTMQARFLKVTNGLNHFYCQMDFENEKYEFLKSLPDYKEIY